The following are encoded in a window of Pontiella desulfatans genomic DNA:
- a CDS encoding DUF3108 domain-containing protein, which produces MKTGNLIGCVVVGSCLLVQGAFAAPGSDDADKMVVYEVNRSVADFPMEEDFSTPESAYAAINRVMAKSGNAADWDRVSGKSQKKNQEFSDRGTMWTEAFIREVNVYKGVVARVFAQVRTKDGEVKFDQRSVILKDGQWFNQGQDGLVDSLEEARAIFEKKKERLNPSWKSRQNRMAREYAAAHPDEFRAAATRLFEAIRTAGRITDHEEMIKHLDESNIYYTVHSDYPAWTAWIYRSFKDNPIVDVSLGEPLIEGEELPAFPYSLTLEDGTKLEGRLPFKYYPQGNSWCGIEGLDWHLKPARVRPAGPIAVLLEQGIYTEETVGDLSRAIEIYSEIVDADQANRKVVAEALFRLGRCYVEEGKTAEAVRELRKIVNHYLDQERYVRRAEKLIDKISFHEDFQMPFFPQVVDCRLLFAIQMDLEDSPKVKVGPTLTCYQTDMVSLSLNLKSTLEGKIDCFDLVRRPVGGAIGESMVETVDGSFRSGYERSLENEKPGLYDCEVIGYQGTKVVTHYQCQMEIKPAIMTQISINDIMPDGSIQFSSIQQTPGLQQRMTTQSFISSDFVHIEEMFDEFGTPVEFSETHERNIFRYSMKLNKPAEIGDTLYLESRGWIDGLVNKVSNTADEFIYRMNHSPSAGRTVRRVEIYRIPPETEWLDWPEGTSSHRTLNDGKNELYLEREIPAGGSLLTEFRYRLSNESGKYVKQFAPLKKKADTEEKREALERVEQITANATFHVGALVELAKLVPTAEFNHQRIVKAAELASMFVYNTLPLLEVARIAAKADRECEELDEILELVVRKLGSSPMLVQLARDAIKAADADEKEAIRARITEFQESADYQTLAEALEGQKTLLDPPASKYKPLGLQPAPWKDGDALRFRLLTKTGMEMGHLVWAVNGVEHEGKACWKVEQRLVVPSAGSIMASHVIAEKESFIPISGHTTHQLGSVDATYLPGKVLLRSNGAAAPREVEVPDPIYDNEQVIFLMRHLPLAEQYKASFPIMSVLSGAEGLECRIRVLKRESIDVASESHDCWKIRIQVYMGAMKAVEQTAWFTVENHVPVKFVTDQMDMLLAEHTSARQETMELKAHGARIDLPKDWFGYVLPSAGKDSEIVRLLPPDMKLTAMLCKDIRDTGVGSPKSAASKDIKVLKGYHKNYQVRQNSQRTNYADGLKVSHVFAADYEEQGREMTEYRAYFTADSRVFWFVFRMDRGEFESVRDELDAIIDGLKIILDPDAGITPFAHARKLKVEFTSEEAEVPFYCRANVPESKELEGEYTTPVVLTSEQNRLDVTILPTSSGSVRADLRAGVLNNVSYSGSTPFRLQAGKNGTSSSGDSRFQTFFTTIRVMDGDAHVGTGKFRFYRQKMTVIQLDGYVLKVDAAVEFPDTLTLKMQLLKAEGSEVLTSPSLTLKGGEEARMKISADGTPSYTIEVETMEL; this is translated from the coding sequence ATGAAGACGGGAAATTTAATAGGTTGCGTAGTTGTAGGAAGTTGCTTGCTCGTTCAGGGGGCGTTCGCTGCGCCGGGAAGTGATGATGCCGATAAAATGGTTGTCTATGAAGTAAACCGTAGTGTTGCTGACTTCCCCATGGAGGAGGATTTCTCGACCCCGGAATCGGCCTATGCGGCGATCAACCGCGTCATGGCTAAGAGCGGAAATGCGGCCGACTGGGATCGGGTTTCTGGAAAGTCGCAGAAGAAGAATCAGGAATTTTCTGATAGAGGCACTATGTGGACCGAGGCCTTTATTCGAGAGGTGAATGTCTATAAGGGAGTGGTTGCCCGCGTTTTTGCTCAAGTGCGAACCAAAGATGGCGAAGTAAAGTTCGACCAGCGCAGCGTCATCTTAAAGGATGGTCAATGGTTTAACCAAGGTCAGGATGGACTGGTCGACAGCCTGGAAGAGGCCCGTGCGATTTTTGAAAAGAAAAAGGAGCGTCTCAATCCATCATGGAAGTCGCGGCAGAACAGGATGGCTCGGGAATACGCCGCCGCACACCCCGACGAATTCCGCGCAGCTGCAACCCGGCTGTTCGAGGCCATCCGTACTGCCGGCCGCATCACAGATCACGAAGAAATGATAAAGCACTTAGATGAGTCCAATATCTACTATACGGTACACTCGGATTATCCCGCCTGGACTGCCTGGATCTACCGATCCTTCAAAGACAATCCGATTGTCGATGTGTCGCTGGGTGAACCGCTGATTGAAGGGGAGGAGCTTCCGGCCTTCCCATACAGCCTGACGCTAGAGGATGGCACTAAGCTGGAAGGCAGGCTGCCCTTTAAATATTACCCACAAGGGAATTCCTGGTGCGGGATTGAGGGTTTGGACTGGCACCTGAAACCAGCCAGAGTTCGCCCAGCAGGCCCGATAGCAGTTTTGCTGGAGCAGGGGATCTATACCGAGGAGACGGTCGGGGATTTATCTCGGGCGATTGAAATCTATTCCGAGATCGTGGATGCCGATCAGGCAAATCGTAAGGTAGTGGCCGAAGCACTGTTTCGGCTGGGACGCTGCTATGTCGAAGAAGGGAAAACCGCCGAGGCAGTTCGGGAGCTGAGAAAAATCGTAAATCACTACCTGGATCAGGAGCGCTATGTCAGGCGGGCGGAAAAATTGATCGATAAAATATCCTTTCATGAGGACTTTCAGATGCCTTTCTTTCCTCAGGTTGTGGACTGTCGCCTTTTGTTTGCGATCCAGATGGATCTGGAAGATTCTCCAAAAGTTAAAGTGGGCCCTACGTTGACCTGTTACCAAACCGACATGGTTTCCCTTTCTCTTAATCTCAAATCAACGCTTGAAGGGAAAATTGATTGTTTTGATTTAGTTCGGAGGCCGGTCGGCGGTGCTATCGGCGAGTCTATGGTTGAAACGGTGGACGGATCGTTCCGGTCGGGCTATGAGCGCAGTTTGGAAAACGAAAAACCGGGCTTGTACGATTGCGAAGTAATCGGATATCAGGGAACGAAGGTGGTGACGCATTACCAATGTCAGATGGAAATCAAACCCGCCATCATGACTCAAATCAGTATAAACGATATCATGCCGGACGGCTCCATTCAGTTTTCCAGCATCCAGCAGACGCCTGGCTTGCAGCAAAGAATGACCACTCAAAGTTTCATTAGTTCCGATTTTGTACACATCGAGGAAATGTTTGATGAATTCGGCACCCCGGTTGAGTTCAGCGAAACGCACGAAAGGAATATTTTCCGCTACAGCATGAAACTGAATAAACCCGCAGAAATCGGAGATACTCTTTATCTTGAATCCCGCGGATGGATCGATGGTCTGGTGAATAAAGTATCGAATACTGCAGATGAGTTCATTTATCGCATGAACCATTCTCCAAGTGCTGGCCGGACTGTGCGCCGGGTTGAAATTTATCGTATCCCGCCGGAGACAGAGTGGTTGGATTGGCCTGAGGGCACGTCATCGCATCGCACATTGAATGATGGAAAGAACGAGCTCTATCTCGAACGTGAGATTCCAGCAGGAGGAAGCCTGCTGACGGAGTTCCGCTATCGGTTGTCGAATGAGTCAGGTAAATATGTGAAGCAATTCGCTCCATTGAAAAAGAAGGCCGATACCGAAGAAAAGCGGGAAGCCTTGGAGCGGGTTGAGCAGATCACAGCAAACGCCACCTTTCATGTGGGAGCATTGGTCGAGTTGGCCAAATTGGTGCCGACTGCGGAGTTCAATCATCAACGTATCGTGAAAGCCGCCGAGCTCGCCTCGATGTTTGTTTATAACACCCTTCCGCTGTTGGAAGTCGCAAGGATTGCGGCAAAGGCCGACCGCGAGTGTGAAGAACTCGACGAAATTCTGGAGTTGGTCGTCCGCAAACTGGGTAGCTCTCCGATGCTGGTGCAACTGGCGCGGGACGCTATTAAAGCGGCCGATGCCGACGAGAAGGAGGCCATACGTGCTCGAATCACGGAGTTTCAGGAGTCGGCGGATTACCAGACCTTGGCGGAAGCGCTAGAAGGTCAAAAAACGCTGCTGGATCCGCCGGCAAGTAAGTATAAGCCGCTCGGTCTACAGCCGGCTCCGTGGAAGGATGGCGATGCATTGCGCTTTCGGCTTTTGACCAAAACCGGCATGGAGATGGGGCACTTGGTCTGGGCCGTGAATGGTGTGGAGCATGAGGGCAAGGCATGCTGGAAAGTCGAGCAACGTTTGGTGGTTCCCTCAGCCGGTTCGATCATGGCCTCGCACGTGATAGCGGAAAAAGAGAGTTTCATCCCTATTTCCGGCCACACCACGCATCAACTCGGCTCGGTCGATGCCACTTATCTGCCGGGCAAAGTGCTGCTGCGGAGCAATGGGGCTGCAGCGCCCCGCGAGGTGGAGGTGCCCGATCCCATCTACGACAATGAGCAGGTCATCTTCCTGATGCGGCACCTGCCGCTCGCTGAACAGTACAAGGCGTCATTCCCGATCATGAGCGTTCTTTCCGGCGCGGAGGGATTGGAGTGCCGCATCCGGGTGCTGAAGCGCGAATCGATCGATGTTGCCTCGGAGTCCCACGATTGCTGGAAGATCCGCATCCAGGTTTACATGGGCGCGATGAAGGCGGTCGAACAGACGGCTTGGTTCACGGTGGAGAATCACGTACCCGTAAAATTCGTGACGGATCAGATGGATATGTTGCTGGCCGAACACACCTCCGCTCGCCAGGAAACCATGGAGCTCAAAGCGCATGGGGCCAGAATCGATCTGCCGAAGGATTGGTTTGGCTATGTACTGCCAAGCGCGGGCAAGGATTCGGAAATCGTCCGTCTGCTGCCGCCGGATATGAAACTGACGGCCATGCTGTGCAAGGACATCCGGGACACCGGGGTGGGATCGCCGAAGAGTGCCGCATCGAAAGATATCAAGGTGCTCAAGGGTTATCATAAAAACTACCAGGTTCGGCAAAACTCCCAACGAACGAACTATGCTGATGGCTTGAAGGTGAGTCATGTCTTTGCCGCGGACTACGAGGAGCAGGGGCGGGAGATGACGGAATACCGCGCCTACTTCACGGCGGACTCCCGGGTCTTCTGGTTCGTCTTCCGCATGGATCGCGGCGAATTTGAATCGGTGCGTGATGAGCTGGATGCCATCATCGACGGATTGAAGATCATTCTCGATCCGGATGCTGGAATTACGCCGTTTGCCCATGCCAGAAAACTCAAGGTTGAATTTACATCGGAAGAAGCAGAAGTGCCGTTCTATTGTCGAGCCAATGTTCCGGAGTCTAAGGAACTTGAAGGTGAATACACCACGCCAGTTGTGTTGACATCCGAACAGAATCGGCTGGATGTAACCATACTGCCGACATCGTCTGGTTCAGTGAGAGCCGATTTGCGAGCAGGTGTTCTCAACAATGTTTCTTACAGCGGCTCCACCCCTTTCCGGTTGCAAGCTGGCAAAAACGGTACCAGTTCCAGTGGCGATTCCCGGTTTCAGACTTTCTTCACAACGATCAGAGTGATGGATGGCGATGCTCACGTTGGAACTGGAAAATTCCGTTTTTATCGACAGAAAATGACTGTTATTCAGTTGGATGGCTATGTATTGAAAGTTGATGCTGCCGTTGAA